In the Alkaliphilus flagellatus genome, one interval contains:
- a CDS encoding ABC transporter substrate-binding protein yields the protein MKKFMTLFFAVLITSIFVVGCSNTAPQSNNEPAISDENIPDNATRIVSTVMGDIEVPANPERVVVNWYIGDVFALRLNVVGHNAWDQETMPFYDKFASSTKIENWEPEDVMALNPDLIVTYNEEDFEKFKKIAPVLVIPESGISSLERIQLLGDATGKSAEAEAAIKAFETKLADAKKILNSDAFNGKTFSIMEDWGASGEWSGIYYETGSRGGTLVYEYLKLDYPDKLKKLIEESGAGRGHLSYEVAHEYFGDYILWCRQEGKESEYAKTDLWKSIPAVAEGRLVEIPGKYQGLFFYSDVTSLTAQLDYMVNALNSLTK from the coding sequence ATGAAAAAGTTTATGACTCTATTTTTTGCTGTACTTATAACTTCTATATTTGTTGTAGGCTGCTCCAATACTGCTCCTCAGTCTAATAATGAACCTGCCATATCTGATGAAAATATTCCAGATAATGCTACTCGTATTGTAAGTACTGTAATGGGAGATATTGAAGTTCCTGCTAACCCAGAAAGAGTTGTTGTAAACTGGTATATCGGTGATGTTTTTGCCTTGAGACTAAATGTTGTTGGCCATAATGCATGGGACCAAGAGACTATGCCTTTCTACGATAAGTTTGCTAGTTCTACAAAAATTGAAAATTGGGAACCTGAGGATGTCATGGCTCTTAATCCAGATCTTATCGTAACTTACAATGAAGAGGATTTCGAAAAATTTAAGAAAATTGCTCCAGTGCTTGTTATTCCGGAGTCTGGCATAAGTTCTCTTGAAAGAATTCAACTTCTAGGCGATGCTACAGGAAAAAGTGCAGAAGCTGAAGCAGCAATAAAAGCCTTTGAAACAAAGCTAGCTGATGCGAAAAAAATCCTTAACAGTGATGCTTTTAATGGAAAAACCTTTAGTATCATGGAAGATTGGGGAGCTTCTGGGGAGTGGAGCGGTATATATTATGAAACGGGCTCTAGAGGAGGCACACTAGTTTACGAATACCTTAAGCTTGACTATCCTGATAAGCTTAAAAAACTCATTGAAGAGTCCGGTGCAGGGCGCGGTCATTTAAGCTATGAGGTTGCCCATGAATATTTCGGAGACTACATACTATGGTGCCGACAAGAAGGAAAGGAATCTGAATATGCCAAAACAGACTTATGGAAAAGTATTCCTGCCGTTGCTGAAGGTCGCTTAGTAGAAATACCAGGAAAATATCAAGGTCTATTTTTTTACTCAGATGTTACAAGCTTAACTGCACAGCTTGACTATATGGTTAATGCACTGAATTCATTAACAAAGTAA
- a CDS encoding RNA polymerase sigma factor, with the protein MEDCEESLVRRLKAGDVEAYHQLIEYYGEKLLRLAYIIIGDYQLAEDTLQESYINIYRNIHRFSGKSTLLTWVTRITINNAKQALRKKRRKAWIAFHDGVKESSETPSITYEIIKKEEIAKIREILMDLPLKYRETLYLYYYEEMKIKEIATILDIGESGVKSRLQRGRNMLGERLRKELD; encoded by the coding sequence ATGGAAGATTGCGAAGAGAGCCTAGTTAGAAGACTTAAAGCAGGAGATGTTGAAGCCTATCATCAATTGATAGAATACTATGGAGAAAAACTCCTCCGTTTAGCTTATATAATTATAGGAGATTATCAATTAGCTGAAGATACTCTACAAGAAAGCTATATTAATATTTATAGAAACATCCATAGATTTAGTGGAAAAAGCACCTTACTTACTTGGGTTACAAGAATCACTATAAATAATGCTAAACAGGCTTTAAGGAAAAAAAGAAGAAAAGCTTGGATTGCTTTCCATGATGGTGTAAAAGAAAGTAGTGAAACCCCCTCAATTACATATGAAATTATAAAAAAAGAAGAAATAGCAAAAATAAGAGAGATTTTAATGGATCTTCCCTTAAAGTATAGAGAAACCTTATATCTTTACTATTATGAAGAAATGAAAATTAAAGAAATAGCAACAATTTTAGATATAGGCGAGTCAGGTGTAAAAAGTCGATTGCAAAGAGGTAGAAATATGCTTGGAGAGCGTTTAAGAAAGGAGTTGGATTAA
- a CDS encoding ABC transporter substrate-binding protein translates to MRNNEHEKVIFDKEGLLDAIRIWRYSAIDLVDIRYKLIDSEETLRDYRMPTSMFLYTSGGKTEVILDNKSYIVERFGIFHGGKGTALSIKPMCKWLEYYIILYRAGEPPFYKREFIKLMEKNDPFKQQYGFSPSNPIFFSEQLKKMYESWKNPEPLDLFFEKASFYQFIYEIYKELEKDDVYIFQQDIVEMAKVYIEKNYNQQISMQEIANILGVSSGHLRTTFKDRYGLSPQEYMISLRIKMVKEYISRSNFKIKEIAKNTGFYDEYQMSKLFKKHEGISPIAYRAKYTSNVFDISIEKEDTLSYNRESLVSIGKHKEEGDFSMFKQIKGRSIIAMVLTMMLLLSACNSTPKGISIQDQEQTMTVQQEKDSKEETKIVHMAYGDVEIPANPKRVVVAFVQGDLLALGITPVGTSFNDDAVFLEKMENVTVIDAYDVNEEEIMALDPDLIIWSNPDAHGTLSKIAPTLAGNFHGMDYRDRLRFFGEVFGVPDKAEQLIKDFENKVEESKKLLKDANLTEKTVILLENQQKGVLKAFGEGRGGDLIYNHLGFPAPERIQKEVIDKEVFSINISYEMLNEYSADYIFSNKNIAELQDNAVFNSLEAVQKGRLIETQTGMFWFSDIMSMNAQLDFIVNSLLESANSFK, encoded by the coding sequence ATGAGAAATAATGAACATGAGAAAGTAATTTTTGATAAAGAAGGACTTTTAGATGCAATAAGAATTTGGAGATATTCAGCTATTGATTTAGTTGATATACGCTATAAACTCATTGACTCAGAAGAAACTCTTAGGGATTATCGCATGCCTACAAGTATGTTTCTATATACCAGCGGTGGCAAGACGGAGGTAATTCTTGATAATAAATCTTACATAGTGGAACGCTTTGGTATTTTCCATGGAGGAAAAGGGACAGCGCTTTCAATAAAGCCTATGTGTAAATGGTTGGAATATTACATAATACTATATAGAGCAGGTGAGCCACCATTTTACAAAAGGGAATTTATTAAGCTTATGGAAAAGAACGATCCATTTAAACAACAATATGGCTTTTCTCCAAGTAATCCAATATTTTTTTCTGAGCAATTGAAAAAAATGTATGAAAGCTGGAAAAATCCAGAGCCTTTGGACTTGTTTTTTGAGAAGGCATCATTTTATCAGTTTATATATGAAATTTACAAAGAATTAGAAAAAGATGATGTTTATATTTTTCAGCAAGATATTGTTGAAATGGCAAAGGTATATATAGAAAAGAATTATAATCAACAGATATCCATGCAAGAAATTGCTAATATTTTAGGCGTTAGTTCGGGGCACTTAAGAACTACTTTTAAAGATAGATATGGATTAAGTCCACAAGAGTATATGATTAGCCTTAGAATTAAAATGGTAAAAGAATATATTTCTCGATCTAATTTTAAAATTAAGGAGATCGCAAAAAATACTGGATTCTATGATGAGTATCAAATGAGTAAGTTGTTTAAAAAGCATGAAGGAATATCACCTATTGCTTATAGAGCGAAATATACATCAAATGTATTCGATATATCCATTGAAAAAGAAGATACTCTTTCCTATAATAGAGAAAGCTTAGTTAGCATAGGCAAACATAAAGAGGAAGGGGATTTTTCAATGTTTAAACAAATAAAAGGGAGATCCATCATTGCGATGGTACTCACTATGATGCTTCTTTTGTCAGCATGCAATTCTACTCCAAAAGGAATATCCATTCAGGATCAAGAGCAAACAATGACAGTACAGCAGGAAAAAGATTCTAAAGAAGAAACTAAGATAGTACATATGGCATATGGCGATGTAGAGATACCGGCTAACCCTAAAAGAGTTGTAGTAGCTTTTGTGCAGGGAGATTTACTGGCTTTAGGTATAACACCAGTAGGAACATCATTTAATGATGATGCAGTATTTTTAGAGAAAATGGAAAATGTAACCGTAATAGATGCATATGATGTAAATGAAGAGGAGATTATGGCATTAGACCCAGACCTAATTATCTGGAGTAATCCTGATGCCCATGGTACTCTTTCAAAAATAGCACCTACGCTTGCAGGAAATTTTCACGGGATGGACTATAGAGATAGATTAAGATTTTTTGGTGAAGTTTTTGGTGTGCCAGATAAAGCAGAGCAGCTTATTAAAGATTTTGAAAATAAAGTAGAAGAATCGAAAAAGCTTTTAAAAGATGCTAATTTAACTGAAAAAACTGTTATACTTCTCGAAAATCAGCAAAAAGGTGTATTGAAAGCTTTTGGAGAAGGCCGGGGCGGGGATCTTATTTATAATCATCTAGGGTTTCCAGCACCTGAAAGAATCCAGAAGGAAGTTATTGACAAAGAAGTATTCTCTATAAATATATCCTATGAGATGTTAAACGAATATTCAGCTGATTATATTTTCTCTAACAAGAATATTGCTGAGCTTCAAGATAACGCTGTTTTTAATAGTCTTGAAGCTGTACAAAAAGGTAGGCTTATAGAGACGCAAACTGGGATGTTCTGGTTTTCTGATATTATGTCAATGAATGCTCAATTAGATTTTATTGTAAATTCGCTTTTAGAGTCTGCAAATAGCTTTAAATAG
- a CDS encoding metal-dependent transcriptional regulator, which translates to MNLSKSQSHYIKVVYELSSNGEGVRVCDIAQKMGFSKASVSLAMTKLEKEGLLRKDKKRQVFLTSEGEKQAIQMMDKFAIIHKFLTDTLKVDEKIAMEDACAIEHIISVDTLCALCRESSKVNKKSTCIEHCNVSEDNVANQ; encoded by the coding sequence ATGAATCTTTCAAAATCTCAATCTCATTATATTAAAGTTGTATATGAGCTTTCATCTAATGGTGAAGGAGTTCGTGTGTGTGATATTGCTCAAAAAATGGGTTTTTCTAAAGCAAGTGTAAGTCTGGCTATGACAAAGCTTGAAAAGGAAGGATTACTGCGTAAGGATAAAAAACGTCAGGTTTTTCTTACATCAGAAGGAGAAAAACAAGCTATCCAAATGATGGATAAGTTTGCAATTATTCATAAATTTTTAACAGATACTTTGAAAGTAGATGAAAAGATTGCAATGGAAGATGCCTGTGCTATTGAACATATTATCAGTGTGGATACTCTCTGTGCTCTATGCAGAGAAAGCAGTAAAGTAAATAAGAAAAGTACCTGTATAGAACACTGCAATGTATCAGAGGATAATGTAGCCAATCAGTAA
- a CDS encoding helix-turn-helix domain-containing protein: protein MNEYEKLSWGAMANNYNLKSRPYGEGTSYNFPPHWSNGWISEMNPSKGLFVASAWFTPNKEIVHKIHTDKDCLWIFCIDCGEILYKQQGKRVQKFSPITHMVINPKKPFNFTFPKDEHYCFTSVLISEEFIQSFLKNRKNPPKISVADAQLWETQHLNTPNIMLILEQIRWAVRNSDIPLLAYEGMVLHLLSSIVRNFPEIPKRRSSRRNYVTWENEQKIYKIKEIMDKDILNIPSINELCKVAEMSESKLRESFKNTYGIPLYQYIRIEIMKRGMQLLSADHLSIRDISELCGYKNAAKFSAAFKAVHGITPSEFRKAFNL from the coding sequence ATGAATGAATACGAAAAACTATCTTGGGGTGCTATGGCAAATAATTATAATCTAAAAAGCAGACCTTATGGAGAGGGAACGAGCTATAATTTTCCTCCTCATTGGTCGAATGGTTGGATTTCTGAAATGAATCCATCCAAAGGATTATTTGTTGCAAGTGCATGGTTTACTCCAAATAAAGAAATAGTTCATAAGATCCATACGGATAAAGACTGTCTATGGATTTTCTGTATAGACTGTGGCGAAATTTTATATAAACAACAAGGTAAGAGAGTTCAGAAATTTTCTCCGATCACTCATATGGTGATTAATCCTAAAAAGCCATTTAATTTTACTTTTCCCAAGGATGAGCATTATTGTTTCACAAGTGTTTTAATTTCAGAAGAATTCATACAATCTTTCTTAAAAAACCGTAAGAATCCCCCTAAAATTAGTGTGGCAGATGCTCAACTATGGGAAACTCAGCATTTAAATACACCGAATATAATGCTGATTTTGGAACAGATAAGATGGGCTGTTAGAAATTCGGACATACCATTATTAGCATACGAAGGTATGGTTTTACATCTATTGTCTTCAATTGTAAGAAATTTTCCTGAGATTCCGAAGAGAAGATCCAGCAGACGTAATTACGTTACTTGGGAAAATGAACAAAAGATATATAAGATTAAAGAAATAATGGATAAAGATATATTGAATATACCTAGTATAAACGAGTTGTGTAAAGTTGCGGAAATGAGTGAAAGTAAGCTTAGAGAGTCCTTTAAAAATACTTATGGAATTCCTCTATATCAATATATTCGTATTGAAATAATGAAAAGAGGAATGCAGCTTCTATCAGCCGATCATCTAAGTATACGAGATATTTCAGAACTTTGCGGCTATAAAAATGCAGCGAAGTTCTCAGCGGCCTTTAAGGCGGTACATGGAATCACTCCAAGCGAATTTAGAAAAGCATTTAATTTATAA
- a CDS encoding helix-turn-helix domain-containing protein has translation MNKKKYEGLNLFSDNLNDALKIWAEASISLIDIRYKVMYCNDVVNQYIMPANTFIFTNGGKATVILDDAVFNVERHGVFHGGKGTEISIYPASDWLEYYMVLYKTGEPAFYKSEFISLMGKSNPFKQQYGFSTDNPIFFLEKLKKMHEKWKESTPLHLFFGKACFYELIYEIYREIENKNIQVLKADFTTIAKSYLDKHYNENISIHMISSILGVSDSHLRRSFKKQYGKSPQEYLTSIRLSAAKEMLLRENFPVHMVAEACGFSDEFNFSRLFSKHIGMSPSKFRAKTSKYMSDNNMDNLFFSLYNEKSLVSLSKHNEEGEFSMFKQIKSKTVIAAALSLMLLLTACSNTPANTSNQDQEQLVTKQEQRMVTEDGIRIVNTVMGEIGVPANPKRVIVDYVIGDVIALGVVPIGVRSAFEGSAFDDVIHDVTSIEKWDPEEIMALEPDLIISAVKDEFEASSKIAPTVFIPFTEMSMEERITFLGEVLNRQAEAEKAIREYYQKVEEAKVVLGQRGILDKTISIFFGDPTDVAVAGDKWGRGGDIIYNDLGFRAPDVIQSEIIGGAQHRDLSLEVLPQYVGDYIVFDWDSKLFEQPTIWNSIPAYAEGRVIALDFAFFYYNDVYSQSRQLDFIVDNLLSITGNN, from the coding sequence ATGAACAAAAAGAAATACGAAGGCTTAAATTTATTTTCTGATAACCTTAATGATGCTCTTAAAATTTGGGCAGAGGCATCGATCTCTTTAATAGATATAAGATATAAAGTTATGTATTGCAATGATGTAGTGAATCAATATATAATGCCAGCAAATACATTTATTTTTACCAATGGAGGTAAAGCAACAGTAATTCTGGATGATGCTGTATTTAATGTAGAAAGACATGGTGTTTTTCATGGAGGGAAAGGAACTGAGATTTCCATATATCCTGCAAGTGATTGGCTTGAATATTATATGGTTTTATACAAGACAGGCGAGCCTGCTTTTTACAAAAGTGAATTTATTAGTTTGATGGGAAAGAGTAATCCATTCAAGCAACAGTATGGTTTCTCAACGGATAATCCAATATTCTTTCTAGAAAAGCTAAAAAAAATGCATGAAAAATGGAAAGAGTCTACTCCATTACATTTATTCTTTGGAAAAGCTTGTTTTTATGAACTTATTTATGAAATATATCGTGAGATAGAAAATAAAAATATTCAAGTATTAAAGGCAGATTTTACAACAATAGCAAAATCTTATTTAGATAAGCACTATAATGAAAATATTTCTATTCATATGATCTCTTCCATACTGGGAGTAAGCGACAGCCATTTAAGAAGAAGTTTTAAAAAGCAATATGGTAAAAGTCCTCAAGAATATTTAACTAGTATAAGACTAAGTGCAGCTAAAGAAATGCTGCTAAGAGAAAACTTTCCTGTACATATGGTAGCAGAAGCTTGTGGTTTTTCTGATGAATTTAATTTCAGCAGATTATTTTCAAAGCACATCGGTATGTCTCCTTCAAAATTTAGAGCGAAAACATCAAAATATATGAGCGATAATAACATGGATAATTTATTCTTTTCTCTTTATAATGAAAAAAGCTTAGTTAGCCTAAGCAAACATAATGAGGAAGGAGAATTTTCTATGTTTAAACAAATAAAAAGTAAAACAGTAATTGCAGCAGCCCTAAGTCTTATGCTTTTATTAACTGCGTGTAGCAATACACCTGCAAATACATCTAACCAAGATCAAGAACAATTAGTTACAAAACAAGAGCAAAGAATGGTTACAGAAGACGGAATAAGAATTGTTAATACAGTTATGGGAGAAATTGGAGTTCCAGCAAATCCCAAAAGGGTTATTGTAGATTATGTAATCGGAGATGTTATAGCCTTAGGTGTTGTACCAATAGGGGTTCGTTCTGCTTTTGAAGGAAGTGCATTTGACGATGTTATACATGATGTAACATCAATCGAGAAGTGGGATCCAGAAGAAATTATGGCTTTAGAACCTGATTTGATTATTTCAGCAGTAAAGGATGAATTTGAAGCATCATCTAAAATTGCACCTACTGTTTTCATTCCTTTTACTGAAATGTCCATGGAAGAGCGGATAACTTTTCTTGGCGAGGTATTGAACAGACAGGCAGAGGCTGAAAAGGCTATCAGAGAATACTATCAAAAAGTAGAAGAAGCTAAAGTAGTTTTAGGGCAACGAGGCATACTTGATAAAACAATCAGTATTTTTTTTGGTGATCCTACAGATGTTGCAGTAGCAGGAGATAAATGGGGACGAGGAGGCGATATTATATATAACGATCTTGGTTTTAGGGCTCCAGATGTTATTCAAAGTGAAATTATAGGGGGCGCCCAGCACAGAGATCTGTCCTTAGAGGTTTTACCTCAATATGTAGGTGATTATATCGTTTTTGATTGGGATTCAAAGCTATTTGAACAACCTACTATATGGAATTCTATACCGGCCTATGCTGAAGGCAGAGTGATTGCCTTAGATTTTGCTTTTTTCTATTATAATGATGTATACTCTCAGAGCAGACAATTAGATTTTATAGTAGATAATTTACTATCGATTACAGGAAACAATTAA